The Anopheles gambiae chromosome 2, idAnoGambNW_F1_1, whole genome shotgun sequence genomic sequence TCTATGGTCCTTTACTTTATTCCATAgaaaagagatagaaagaTAAATAATCGTATAAAACATGAACTAAGCCTAATTAAACACAACATTGCTCAACATGTTCCATTGCATCGTGTTCCAAGGACCTCTCAGACTAACGACAAGTGAGCTtcatcatttaaattttgtaattaaaagccCATTCTTGAATCACATCAAACATAcgtattttcctcttttcatCCCCTAACCAGAATGTGGCTTCGGCTTTCCTTCTCGGGAAACCCCAAGTTCACACGCATCGTCGCATCTTCCCTTATTATCGGCCGTTCGATAAAAGGGTAATTTCCGCCCAATACTCCACGGACTAGCACACGTACTGGGGGCTGTAAATATACGACCCATTCACGGCATATGTAGCACACCTGTTCCGATAAGCAACGGCTATAAATAGAAGCTATGCTATGATATTCTTATCACGCTACGGGGATAACAGTGTACGCTTCCCGCGTACAGTAAGAGGGGAAAACTCGCAGCGACATAAGGAACAGGTTGTACAACGATACACACCGGCGATACATGTCAGTGATAAGGATTTTTTTGTCTAGTTGGAAGACTTGCCtgttctgtttgtttcaatGTTGAGCTGTGAAGGCACGGAAAAGGGTATGTTGtcggggaaaaaaggaaagtccATGCCACTGCTTTACCGTTTGCAGAGTATCGATATCGATGAGACTTTGATAAGCTAGCATATTTGTGCCAACTACTCTCTTACAACGGCATTCCCAGGAGCGTtgcaaaaagagagaaaaatagaagagagagagacggaaAAAAACCTCGCCGGAACAGTGTTCTGTTACGGAAAACAAACCAGCAGCATGTTCGACTGGGAGCAAATATGTTTCACcagaccaccaccatcaggcCTCATCCCTCCGAGCCGAGCGCGTGTAGCAAGTGACACGTCCATTCACTATAACAAGGACCAAGATTAACCACGTACGAAGCCACTCGAGCTGAGCGTAAGCACGGAGCTCTCCAGCATTTTCCCGGGAGGATAGCTTCGGAAAGGATATCACCACCAACTAACCAatactcgcacacacacacacaaagccacAGTTGAACGGAAAGTCACATCAATGGAAAGTCAGCATTATTTCGTGTCGAGTTCTCAACGGACGGGACACATTCTCGCTCCAAGCTGAGATCCACTTCGGGCTGGAAACGCTCGCAAAGGCTCTCACAAAACCACCCGCGTGTACGAGGGTAGGTGAGGGCACGAACTCACCAATCAATGACGTCATTCCGGTCCCGGGCAAAGGAAACAGCCGCCGAACCACGCGATGGACGGACATCACTCATGCTGGGTACACTCGTGCAATCACACGAACGATTTGCGATGTCTGATTTGCACCGAAACGCTATTATGCTATTAGCAATTTTGCTCGGAGTGTGCTTAGAGGTTGGGAGCGAAAAGAGCACTACGGGGCAAAGGCACACTCACATTTGACAGTTAAGCGCACGGAGCGAGTGTGATTTAAATTTAGCGCCTCAGCAACCAATGAGCTTTGAAGGCTTTTCGGTCGCGACTGTATCCTCCTCAGCAGGCTGGGCAAACGATGGGAGGAAGCGCTTAGCgagttttgcgtttttggCGGGCATCAGACGTCTAAATTTTTAGTGCATTTCCCTACTCGTCCAATGAATCCAATCTTTCTCTACGGTTACACGGCCACCGGCATCGGGTTGGCCGTTTCGCTGCTTTACCTCGGCCTGTACAACATCTGCCAGCAGCGCAACCTGCGCCTGGTGCTGGAGAGTGCAACCTTTCGGCAGTTCTACGAAGGGTAAGCTGCAAGCGCTGTGGGTAGTTTTTGCGATTAACAGTTCTTGAAACCTTTCTTTCTGTTTCCTTTTGTAACAGTCACCGGCTCCATGCGGCGGCACAAAAGTACTCGAACCGTCATCGCACGAAGCTGATCACTCGACGCGCGCTgcacaaaatcaatcaactCGCCCCGCGGGTGCATCTACTCTCGGAGGGCCCCCGCTGGAAGCTGATCTACACTCCCGCCGGCGAAGTGCGTGCCATTCCCCTCTGACGCCATGTGGGTGTGGTGCAGTcggagaaaagcaaaactatCTGCAACTGCATGTGTGCCAACGGGCAATAAATCATACCGCACGGGAATGATTGTCGATAAGTGTGAACGTTCTTTTTCCCCCGCGTACATGCAGGGAAATGCAATGAACCGgtcattgcacacacacacacacgcgcggtaCGTTTTGTTTTCAGTGCGAAGGATCCCCTTGGGAGCGACCgttggaaaatgttttccGGCAGCATGTGGTGAGTGTATCGGGGCGTATCTGGCAAACGTCATCATGTCAATCAACGGCGGTCGGTTGCGGTGAAAGCAGTCGAATGAAGTAAGTccggaaaagaaataatttataatgttaattgtttgttgatgttgaACACGTTGCGATTTGAGATGGATTGATTTGGAAAAAGAGCATTTTTGTGcgtaaatattttaaagcaAACGGTCCATTTAATGATCCTGGGAAAGTGACTGTAAAACATTTTCTGTTTGAAACGCATATttcgcatatttttttatcctAATATGATGATTTATATACCAACAGAAAGAGGTTTGGACTACTGAACAAAGTTCGTTTATAGTGAAAATTAATCTTCCGCCAAGACCAATGACCATGACGATGACTACAAGCTATGCTTAACGTTATATTTTATcgtagaaaattatttttcccacGCTACTGCTCAACAACAAATCAAAATCCAGCAAATGCTACATAAAAAACATTAATGAGAAAAGCTTAAGAATCGAACCCATTATCTACTTACTTACTAACTTATctggcgctacaaccgctttgcggtcttcgcctgcctcaggagtatccgaaaccgctcacggtctcgcgccttcgtctgccagtccgttatcccggccttaatggcggacgcctccacgccatcttgccacctcaatttggggctaccacgcctcctctgtccttgtggacggcctaataAGACTTGACGgactgggtcgtccgtttccatgcgtacaacatggccagcccaccggagccttgcgagcttgatacgctgaacgacagtgaggtcgccgtacagctcgtatagctcgtcattataacgggacctccattgtccttccacacatacgggtcCAAATATCCTTccgagcatcttcctctcgaacgcggctaagagggtttcgtcagatttggacagtgtccatgtctcagaggcgtatgtgagtatcggtactatataggtactatatagtcccagcttcgtccgtcgggACAGGTTATTTGAGGTAAAATGATTTCTCAGGCTGTAGAAAAACCGATTGgtagccagcatccttgcgcgcaactcagcttccatgctattgtcgttgctgacctttgacccaagataggtgaattgtgggacgacttcaaaagttcGTTCatctatctgcacgtcacacctacgtagattctgattatttgttggtAGGCCCGCGGATGTttccaccatcagtttggtctttacCTCGTTTATCTacaatccgaggctctctgccgcctgctcgatcccttggtaggcttctgctacataggagagccgcagaccaatgatgtctatatcatcagcgtatgccaggatctgagTTGACATATAGAAGATGGTATAGACTACgactccaccctcgagtcacggatggccctctctagcgccaagttaaatgggagacaggcaagcccgtctcCCTGGCGCAGAACTTTGGTGATAGCAAAGGGCcgtgagagttttccatccacctttACCTGGtaagtgacgttggtcatagtcattctaactagccttatcaccgggattccaaaagagctcatagcgtcatacagttttaccctggctaggctatcatatgcggctttgaagtcaatgaagagatgcaAACCCATTATCACGaggaatttttttttaaaacataattacaTTAACTACTACGAGTCCAAATAaactactactaatactacATCGGggaaaatgttgcaaataattgaaaaaaaaaatcctctcttttgaattttgattggtCCATATTTTGATGAGTATTTTGTGTCAATTACACAACACACTCAATCACTAAATAGACCTTAAGCCTAGTTTATAGCTCCAGTGAAATCGaacatgaaatttgatgttttttgctATACTTTATTAAATATTCATCAGAATGtggcttatcgtacaccaaaagaaaggaaattaaatatttcaactaTAAATTTTATCCCCAAATAGTTGCGGAATTAAATATGATTTCTTGAGGGCTAAAGCTAAATTCTGAGGAAATTTAATTATGTCCACTTTTAAGCAAGGTCTAAGCGTCCTTTAAGGTCTAAAGCGACCATTTTTGACACGATTTGAAAGCTCATAAATGATAACACACTCATACTCACATACCAAAAACTAACATTTGGACATAGATTTGTAGCTGTTCATGTAGAAATTGCTGAACAAATGGCACATCTCGTCATAAAACATATCAATCGATCTACACACTACAAACTGTTGCATTCACGGGCCAATCCCCATTTCCATAAATCATGCCCAACTGGCAGTCATGGGTAGCGCCATCCAAAGGGTGTCCATTGTTTGATCGAACCGATCCTTGTCTTAATTTCCTTCTCGACCTCCGAAAGGGTCAAAACACAGCACTCACGTTACACTCAattgacattgacagtgaccggtgccgtatgtgtatgtgtgtgtgtggcttgttTCCGTTTACTTTGCAGCAAGATGTTACAAGTGACCCCCCCGCACTGGCAAGGCCAATACACCCAGTCTCCAGTGGCGCGAAAGTTCAAGTTGAGCTCATCAACCGACCACCCGTCCGAATGGTGCAGTTGCGTTTCTGTTCTTCGCCGTGTGATCGTGATTTCTTGCACACCGACCGAGCCCACCCACCCAGCCAGCCAGGCCAGCCCGAACGCACCACGCAAGGTGTCAACGTGGTGGACGTTTTTATTAACCACTTTCTCGCTGCGCTGTGTGCAATTTATTCGTTAATGAACATAGCCGCCAACGATCGCACTGCTTGTCGCTGTTCGATTGACAGCAAAAGGTGAGGTGGTGGGCAGGGGAGGGATGGCGCGTCTGTTGGCTGCAAGAAATAACATTTGCAAAGAGCAAAACGATCACTCGCACCCGGAGAGTGATCGAAACTGATCGAGTGCGCAAATGGTAATTTCTGCACTTCCGGAAGATGTTTGCTCTTACGCGCTACATGGCGTTAGATCGGTCTTTGTTAGTTTATTATTGTCGTCTGCGGGTAATAAAACATTCGGCGTGTGGAGTTTCTAGGGCTATTGGAGGGCAAGAGATGTGTGCTCAGTGCCGGGGAGGTTAAAAGTCGTCGTAAAGTACATTACAACGCGTGTGtgagaaaagtgaaatatttgctATTACATGTATCGTCTCTGACTCGTAGAGGTTGAAGATCAACTTTAATTAAGACGAATTAATGTTTATTTACagtgttttatttgtaaataACATTCAACGTTCGCTCTTTTAGTGTTGAGGATTTGAGAACTGGAATTGAAAAACATCACTTTTGCTTGGGAATAATGGTTTGAAATACTGATGCTCAATAGATTGATGGTACAACTGCATCGAATTTCCATATTAATATAGCTTGAACTGGCTGGAAATCTTAATTTATTTGACCAGCCTTCACCTTTTTGCCACGGGTGTGTTGTCATTGCCTTATTAATTGATTTCATGGTTTACTCCAATCAAAACAGATGTTAAAGAATGCATTTCGTAcaatgcaaaatgcatttgACAAATTTGGCAAAAAATACACGAAGACAAGATAATGCAACAACAAATAGTTGAAATGTTACATTCAAATAGGattttaaaagatttttttactGCACATCTTGTATACACGTTGGTGTTGACCACAAAACGCTCGCAACTCTAAGAAAACTAAACGATGACCTCAAATGTGGCAGTTTTGTTCATCAACCATGTCTGTACTGTGAATTGTTTGACTTTGCATTAAGGCAAACATTTGGGTCAAAATAGGAAAGACAGATTATGATAATATTCTActtccaaaaccaaattaatGCTCAGAAAGAAAATCTATCGAATGGCATACTAGTTTAAAGTTTAGCTTGAAAACTGGCCAAGGTACTGGTAAATGGTTGCAATGAAGTTGAGTACACCATTAATTTATTGAACAACTTTGTgtgaaaacatttaaaaaaccgtgaaacaaaaaaagacaaattgaaaaataatagtTAATTCttgaaaaacaatcaacacaGCATCTATTTTGCTGCATTTACTGGATTTTTTTAAGAACATGGAAGaaattttccatacaaatgaAACGTTAAATTTTGATGAAGAACTAGATAACGAGGACAGTTTTTTTAAGCAGTTGTTAAAATacttgaataaaataattttgttttaaaatatgccagttaaagataaaaaactatgatttactttttttagaACATATGTTTTAGTACAAACAGCTTTAAACTGAAAATGTGTATCTTTATGTTTAAGAgatattttttccatttagCTTCGTTCATACGACGCTTTTTGCTACAATTTGCCTTGCTTGAACTTTGATCATTTCCTTTGCGCAACGCATTCATGTTTACCAACACAAAACAAGTTCTTTTCCCAGTGTCCCCGGATTTGTTTACCTCTTCCTGTGCCATTCCAGATGCACCAGACAGACGCCAAGGTCTGGCTACCCGGCAGCAGTCAGCCCAATCATAACGCCAAGCGCCAGCCGTCTTAaactgtaaacaaataaataaaaccctaCGATCAGGAGGGAGGCTTTACTGCGTGCTTTATCAACGTCTAGTACGataaaattagcaaaaaaaatggctACACCCAAGCCTTGCAGACAGTTCGGATTTGCGGGCTGCATAAGCGCCAGTGTCTGGCTGTCCAGCGCGCCGGTATCATACAATTCGTGCCCACCATCACTCGTTGACAAGGGGTTCGTTTCATACTTGGACGCGTCAGTCCATTCGCAACGGTCGCCCATAAAAAAGGCGAAccctgtgctgctgctaccagtTTAATGCGATTTGttgtaaaaagaagaagcacgaCCAGACACAGTCGACAGGTGTGGCAGTGTGGTTGTTATGTTAACTTTTACTTGAAGGTGTGGAAATGCAACTGTGGGTGAAGCTTTTCTTTCGCCCCTTCGCAAACACTGTCaatgaacgcacacacacagtggacAAATGATGATGCAAACAATTCACTCCACAATGGAGGacaccagcagtagcagcagcagccacaacaGCCGTCAAACAATCAGTCAGAAGGTCATCCTACAGGTAGTTCCGACAGCAAGCCACGCGCTAACACGCTAATTTTTCGGTACCTTCCCCGCTTGAGTGCGGAAAGGCTCTCCGGTCGACCCGGTCTTGCCCATCTATGGGCAAGATTGCGCACC encodes the following:
- the LOC133391663 gene encoding uncharacterized protein LOC133391663, whose translation is MNPIFLYGYTATGIGLAVSLLYLGLYNICQQRNLRLVLESATFRQFYEGHRLHAAAQKYSNRHRTKLITRRALHKINQLAPRVHLLSEGPRWKLIYTPAGEVRAIPL